From the genome of Halobacteriovorax marinus SJ:
AGCTTCACTGTCATGGAAGAGAACTCCCTGGCGAATTTTAAAAGTATAAGTAAGCCCATCTTCAGATACAGATGGCATAGACTCAGCTAAATTTGGAACTAGTGTGTATGGTCTCTTTAAGTAGTGATACTCGAGTAAACCTTCGTACACGCGCCCAACTTCATTACTTGAATAACGATCGTTTGCGTAGATTGGGTCCATACCTTTAATTTCAGCCGAAACTGCAATATTAAGAGTCTTTCCCGTTTCCTTTTCTTTCTTAGTACAACTTGCGAATCCAACTAGGACTGCTGCAGTTGCCAAAAGCGTTGTAAACTTCTTCATAGTAAACTTCCTCTGTTTAGTTTTATTCCAAAACCTAGCAATTTAACTTAAAATCTATACAAAATTATTTAGAGAATATCTAGAAATTAAAGGAAAAGACTTATTAGCTTCGCGTTATTCGCATTGATTAAAAAATAATTCTACTCTAAATGAGTTAGAGGAGGACTTGTTTTCAATAGGATAGATAGAGAGCCTCTTGGCCCCTTCCTCAGAGAGGTTTGAAAAATCGAATCGAAGTATCTCTGAAGAATTCCCGTCCGAGGAGTAATCAAAGAAGAGATGCCCCTCGCTAGTCTTCCAAGAAAGCACCGAGTCACCAACCTTACAATACTCGCTTTGGCAGAGGTTCTTACCTTCTTTATTCAATTTTTCACTCAAGAAGATCAGCTGACTAAAGCCATGAGCAAAACCTTTGAGATAAGAGATATTTTCCTTTGAGTTATTTTGATTGCGAATAGTTGTATAGATTCTTCTGGCAAAGTTTCCTTTGAATCTCGCAACAGAGTTTTCAATTTCTCCCCAATAAAGACTTAAAAGCTCTGAACCATGTAAGGGAATATCGACACCCATCTTCCAAATCTTTCTTGAAGCATCGTTGGCCGATTCATAGGAGAAGAGAGTTGTGCTCTTTAATAGCTTAATTCTCCCTCTGCCCTGTGAGCTTAGACAAAGGTTCCCCAGCTGATTTGTCATCAACTCAAAATCATTCTTACTATTTAAACTGGTGTGGGTACACGAAAGAAGTGCTACTGAGACGCAGGCAAGCGAAGCTTTTCTAAGCCACTTAGCTCTTTGAGTACATCTCTTCTTTCTGATTCGACTTTGCAATTTTTAAGCGCCTCCACATAGAATTCCTTAGCTTTCGTAAACTTCTTTAATTTTGCATACGTCATTGCTAAGTGCTTAGTAATGACAACATCTGTGTTTACTAATGTCCACGCTTTTTTGATTTCGACTAATGCTTTTTCGTATTCTCCAATCTTGTAATAGTACCATCCAAGGCTATCTCTGATATAGCCATCATCAGGTCTTAACTCTACAGCTTTTGAAATCAAGTAGAATGCTCTCTCTAAGTCCTCTCCTCTTTCTAGTAGAGAATAACCCAGAAAATTTAGAGCATGAGGATTTTCAGGGTTTTTAACCAGTATGCCCTCAATGACTTCTTTTGCTCTATCGAAGCGATTGATCTTCTCCAGTAAAGCTGCAAAGTAGTACTCATGACCTTCATTGAAAGTCTTTTCATTCTTTATTTTTTCCATTTCATCCACAGCACTTTGTAGCGCTCCTTCATTCTCATAGAAACCAGCAAGTAACACTCTCAGCTCCACTCTTAAATTAGTGTGCTTGTCCGCTCTCTCGTTAACAAAACTAACGAGCTTATCTTTTGCTTCCTTTTGCTCAATCGCACTTGCCTGCAGTAACTGAGCAATTTGGATATTGCTTTCGTGAAATAGAGAACTCTCTTCAGGAACTCTAGAATAGTATCCAATAGCAGAGTCTAACTCTCCCGTTTGTTGGTAGAGTGTTCCAAGGTAATAAAGAACTTTGTCAGACTTTGGTACTGCCACTAGGATTTCTTTGAAAATTCCCTTGGCGTCTTCATATCGCTTTGAGTCCGCATAGAGAATTCCAAGCCTAACTTTTAAGTTTAAGTCACTAGAGTCAATATTAGATAATCTCTCTGCATATGGAATGACTTTGTCATACTTCCCTAGTGCAAAATAGATCTGAATAACATTCTTTAAGATTGCATATGCATGAGGAGATTTCTTAAGAAACTTCTCATAAACCTCTAGCGCATTTGCAAACTTCTTCTCTTCTTCATAAATAGCACCTAGACCAATAGCGGCCTGCTGGTACGTTGGATCGACTCGCAGTGATTTTTTAAAATTCTTCTGCGCCGATTTAATATTCCCACGAGCAATTTCAATCTTCCCTCTATAAAAAGAGTAAATTGCTTTTCCCTTGGAAGATCTTTCACATTTATTTAGAAGCGAAAACGCCTTTTTAAATTTTGATTCTAACGAATAAGACTTCGCTAGGAAGACACAAGCCTCCTCAGAAGAAGGAAAGTTTTTTAAGATTGAGAGATAAACCAATTGGGCCTCCCTCTTTTCTTTTAACGCCGTATGAACACCGGCCAAAATCAGTCCAACCTTTTCAGAGTTTTCGCTCTTATATAGCGAGGCCAGAATCTCTTTGGCCTCACTCAATTTATTTAATCGAATTAACTCAACTGCATATCTCTTTTGAACATAATTATCTTCTTTCTTAACCTTCAAGACATATTCAAAAAATAGTGCAGCCTCTTCACTATCTCCACGAAGAGAGGCATCTGAGCCTTTCATATAGAGCTCATCAGCAAAGAAAGCGAGCTTGGTAGTATCACTAGGATCAATTGAGGCATACTCCCTCTCCAACCTCTCCTGTATAGAGAGTTTATCCAATCCCTTTTGCTTTATAGATACTGCCTTTAGAGGATCGATCGTTTTGACCTTTGTTTTCACAATACTCGAACATGAGCAAAGGCCCGCAATTAAAATTGAATAGGAAAGTTTTTTAAGCATGATATTCCTTTAAGTCGTGGGGCCCTAAAAATGGAAAGACCCTTCCTACTTGTCGTAAATGCTGAGAAAATATTTAAAACTTTGTCCCATTTTGCTTATCAGGTATATTTTACCGAAGCTTGCGCCACGCACCATTTATTATACCATTTCAAACCTCAAGATATCTTGACTTTACTCCCCTCTAAACGACTGATTATTCGATTTTCATAGTAAAAATAATGCAGTGTAAGAATTTTGTCATGATTTTCAGTTGACACCCTTTTGAGGTTCTTGCTAATTCATTGAGTCGTTAATCGAAGCAAGGCATTAAACAAAATGCAAACAGAGCAGCAATATAGACTAAAGTGCTGATATTGCGTACTTCTTTGCTTTTCTTAACTTAACGACGCTAAGCACTGAAAAATATACAAAAAGGCTTTCTTTTCGATATTTTGATGCTAGAAGCAAAAAATAAATTTATTTTTTAATGAGACTAATATCTCATATTCAAATAGGGGAAATAAAAGATGAACGACGTAAGAATTATCAAGAGATACCAAAACCGTAAGCTTTATGACACACACCAAAGCTGTTACGTGACTCTAGAGGAAATCGCTCAGATCATCAGAGAAGGTCACGAGATTCAAGTAATTGATAATAAAACAAAAAATGACATCACTTACATGACTCAAATTCAACTTCTTTTTGATCAAGAAAAGAAATCTACAAGAGCTGGAGACGTTGAGCTTCTTAAGAGAGTAATTAGATCAGAAGAAGGTACTTTCACAGGGCACATCAGAGCTCTAGAAGGAACTTCAACTACTGAAACAACTGTTGAGCCATCTTTAAGTGAAAACTTAAACAACTTCGTACAAAACACAGAAGTTAACTCAACTGTTGAAACACCAAATACTTTAAACTAATATAAGGGGGAGTTTAATATCCCCCTAAGTTTAGAGAAAGAAATGAAAAAATATCTATTTAGTTTTTCAAAATACGTTCTTCCTGCTGCTTTTTTAGTAGCAGGTCTAACGGCCAACGCAAAACCATCAATCAAGAAATTAACATCAGATGAAAAGTCCAAGAACGTAGACTCAGAGATTCCTACGTCTAGAAATATGAGTACACTGAATAAGCACAGTGTAGGAATAGGAATTGGTCAAACTTTTCTAATGAGTGAATTTGCGGATAAGGGAGAGGACAAGATTACTTGGGACCTTTTCTATAATTATTCAGCAAGCCACTCTTTTGATTTTATTGCTAACTTTCACACATCAAAGCATAAGCATTTAAATCAATATACTCAGTTAACAGGACTGGCCCTAGGGATTAAGGCCAAGGTGTTTCACTTCGATAACTTTGCACCATTTGTTACTGGTGGTTTTGGATTCTATCAACCAAAGATGAGAAGAATGATTAACAACGAGTTAGTTACTTCTAAGACAAAACTTACTTTTGGATATCATGCAGGAGCTGGAGCGGACTTAAGACTTAATGATAAGTTTACAGTTGGTGTTCTTGGAGCTCTTCACAACCCATTTGATGTAAAGCAAGAACTTCAACCAGAAGTTGAAGGCTCATACGTCAAATTAATGATGACTGTTTTCTACACCTTCTAATCATGTCACACCGTCTTTATATAGTTACAGGAAAAGGCGGTGTTGGAAAAACGTCCCTCGCCATTGCCCTAGCAAAGAAATTAAAAGCGCAAGGAAAGAAAGTTCTCTACAATAGTTTTGACCAAGAAGATCAGACAAAGATTTGCTCTGAACTCGAGACACCATCTCTACATTTAGAATTAGAAAAATCAGCTGAAATTTATATGGGCAAGAAGCTAGGTTCAGAAATGGTAGCCTCATGGATAATGAAGACACCATTTTTTAAATCATTATTCAATATGATTCCTGGTCTCGGTCACATGATTCTACTTGGGCATATTATAGATTTACTTGAAGATGACCCAGAGCTCGTTATAGTCTTAGACTCACCTTCTAGCGGTCATGCTATGACTATGTTTGAATCATCCCACAACTTCAAAGAAATTTTTGGCTCGGGTCTTCTCGTTGAAGATATCAATAGAATGCATCGTTTTATCTATGCACAAAATGTACTAAAGAATTACATCGTTTCACTACCTACAAAGATGGCCCTTAATGAGGCAAAGGAAGTGAGAGAACATTTACAAAACTTAAATTTTACAAGTACAGAAATTATCATCAATGATTGTCTCTCCCCAGTTCTCGCAGCTAAAGAGGACTTACCTGAGTTTTTAAAAATTAAAAATGATCTAGAGAATGAAGTCATTTCTGAATATCAAGATATTACATCACATAAGATTGCTCATTCGCTAGGTGAAGACTTTCAAAGTGTTATAGATGATCTATCAGCAGAAAAGATAGGAGTGCTAATATGAGTATTCCAAATAAGAAAGTTGAAATCTTCTGTGGTACAGGTGGAGTTGGAAAAACGACTCTTGCAACATCCAGAGCAGTGAACCTTGCACAAAATGGTAAGAAAGTTCTTCTTATTACAATTGACCCAGCCAAAAGACTTAAGCAACTTCTTGGACTTGAAGATAACGACACAGGAGAGATCACACCTGTTTCGACTAAGAACTTCTATCCTGAAGAGGAAGTATCAAAAGAGCTCTTTGCCCTTCTTCTCTCCCCTTCAAAGACATTGGAAAGAATTGCAAAAGCAAAGGGTTTAACAAATGACCTGAATAATAGGATTCTAAAAGTCCTTACCAAGCCCTATGGTGGCATGAATGAAATCATGGCCGTCATTGAAGTTCAATTTCATTTAGAACATGGTGACTATGACACTATCATTCTCGACACTCCTCCAGGTAAGCACTTCATTGACTTTCTACAGGCAACAAGAAAGATAGAGCAATTCTTCGATAAGAGCTTTGTTGAAATTTTCAAATACCTAGGTAAAAAGGTTGGAACAAAGAGTTCTCCAAAGAAAATTTTTACGAAACTAGTTTCAACTGGAATAAAGAAACTTCTTACCTACTTAGAGAAAGTTACTGGCTCTGATTTTGTTGATCTATTTGTAGATGCTATTAGCTTTCTTTATCAAACAAAAGATCACTTCACATCGGCCATCGAGTTCCAAAAAGAGTTAGGACACAAAGAGTTCTCTAATTGGTTCCTCGTGACATCCGCAGAGCATCATAAAGTTGGTGAAGCCCTTCATATTATGCAAGGGGCGGGTAAGTTCATGCACGATGATAATTTCCTATGTGTCAATAAATGCCACAAGCCCTTCTTAGACAATTGGCATCCTGTTGACACAGAACTTAAATTACTGAAATCCACTATGCTCACGAAGGAAAATGAGTTAAAAACATTTGCAGGAAAGAATTTTCAAAGAGTACTCGAGTTTTCAGAGATTCTATCAGCAAAGC
Proteins encoded in this window:
- a CDS encoding tetratricopeptide repeat protein, producing MLKKLSYSILIAGLCSCSSIVKTKVKTIDPLKAVSIKQKGLDKLSIQERLEREYASIDPSDTTKLAFFADELYMKGSDASLRGDSEEAALFFEYVLKVKKEDNYVQKRYAVELIRLNKLSEAKEILASLYKSENSEKVGLILAGVHTALKEKREAQLVYLSILKNFPSSEEACVFLAKSYSLESKFKKAFSLLNKCERSSKGKAIYSFYRGKIEIARGNIKSAQKNFKKSLRVDPTYQQAAIGLGAIYEEEKKFANALEVYEKFLKKSPHAYAILKNVIQIYFALGKYDKVIPYAERLSNIDSSDLNLKVRLGILYADSKRYEDAKGIFKEILVAVPKSDKVLYYLGTLYQQTGELDSAIGYYSRVPEESSLFHESNIQIAQLLQASAIEQKEAKDKLVSFVNERADKHTNLRVELRVLLAGFYENEGALQSAVDEMEKIKNEKTFNEGHEYYFAALLEKINRFDRAKEVIEGILVKNPENPHALNFLGYSLLERGEDLERAFYLISKAVELRPDDGYIRDSLGWYYYKIGEYEKALVEIKKAWTLVNTDVVITKHLAMTYAKLKKFTKAKEFYVEALKNCKVESERRDVLKELSGLEKLRLPASQ
- a CDS encoding polyhydroxyalkanoate synthesis regulator DNA-binding domain-containing protein, with translation MNDVRIIKRYQNRKLYDTHQSCYVTLEEIAQIIREGHEIQVIDNKTKNDITYMTQIQLLFDQEKKSTRAGDVELLKRVIRSEEGTFTGHIRALEGTSTTETTVEPSLSENLNNFVQNTEVNSTVETPNTLN
- a CDS encoding outer membrane protein produces the protein MKKYLFSFSKYVLPAAFLVAGLTANAKPSIKKLTSDEKSKNVDSEIPTSRNMSTLNKHSVGIGIGQTFLMSEFADKGEDKITWDLFYNYSASHSFDFIANFHTSKHKHLNQYTQLTGLALGIKAKVFHFDNFAPFVTGGFGFYQPKMRRMINNELVTSKTKLTFGYHAGAGADLRLNDKFTVGVLGALHNPFDVKQELQPEVEGSYVKLMMTVFYTF
- a CDS encoding ArsA family ATPase, whose product is MSHRLYIVTGKGGVGKTSLAIALAKKLKAQGKKVLYNSFDQEDQTKICSELETPSLHLELEKSAEIYMGKKLGSEMVASWIMKTPFFKSLFNMIPGLGHMILLGHIIDLLEDDPELVIVLDSPSSGHAMTMFESSHNFKEIFGSGLLVEDINRMHRFIYAQNVLKNYIVSLPTKMALNEAKEVREHLQNLNFTSTEIIINDCLSPVLAAKEDLPEFLKIKNDLENEVISEYQDITSHKIAHSLGEDFQSVIDDLSAEKIGVLI
- a CDS encoding ArsA family ATPase yields the protein MSIPNKKVEIFCGTGGVGKTTLATSRAVNLAQNGKKVLLITIDPAKRLKQLLGLEDNDTGEITPVSTKNFYPEEEVSKELFALLLSPSKTLERIAKAKGLTNDLNNRILKVLTKPYGGMNEIMAVIEVQFHLEHGDYDTIILDTPPGKHFIDFLQATRKIEQFFDKSFVEIFKYLGKKVGTKSSPKKIFTKLVSTGIKKLLTYLEKVTGSDFVDLFVDAISFLYQTKDHFTSAIEFQKELGHKEFSNWFLVTSAEHHKVGEALHIMQGAGKFMHDDNFLCVNKCHKPFLDNWHPVDTELKLLKSTMLTKENELKTFAGKNFQRVLEFSEILSAKPCDHVTSLARGWNLLQS